GGTCAGCGTTTGTGAGAGTTGTGATGGGAGTTTCTTTCGGTGTGGCACTTACATTGGTTATTTTTGCCGGTTCCGAACTTTTTACCGGTAATAATATGATCCTTACCATAGGGAGTCTCTCAAGGAAAGTAAAGTGGGCTGAAAGTGTCAGGTTGTGGACTTTTTGTCTGCTTGGAAATCTGGCGGGTTCTCTTCTACTGGCGTGGGTATTTGTAGAGAGCGGACTTGGCCGTAATGAATCTACTGCTCAGTTTATTGCGCTTACCTCTCAGGCAAAGTCGGCAGTTCCCTTTACCGAGCTGTTCTTAAGAGGAATATTATGTAATATGCTGGTATGTCTTGCAGTTTGGACAAGCGGCAGGACTTCAAATGATGGAGCTAAAGTGTTTCTTATCTTCTGGTGTCTGTTTGCGTTTATCGGGGCAGGCTTTGAGCACAGCATTGCAAATATGACACTCATTGGAGTTACCCTCTTTTTACCTGACATAGCACTGGGAGAGGCACTCGCAGGGTTTGCTGCCAATCTTATCCCTGTCACGCTTGGAAATTTTGTGGGTGGAGCGGTTTTCATTGGCGCCGCTTATTGGTATATTGCTTCAGTTCCTTCAGTTAAAACCGCTGTAACATCAGAGAAAAGGTTAGCAAATGAATCGATTGCTAAAGAATAAAGAATGTAATAGTCTGCTCGGGGGGTTATCTGCAGATTACCGTTTCT
This portion of the Chitinispirillales bacterium ANBcel5 genome encodes:
- a CDS encoding formate/nitrite transporter family protein, whose amino-acid sequence is MVEQSVEAFANMAVKKRDFAKKSPLRYFLLSMMAGVYVGFGIILIFTIGAPLSEHGSAFVRVVMGVSFGVALTLVIFAGSELFTGNNMILTIGSLSRKVKWAESVRLWTFCLLGNLAGSLLLAWVFVESGLGRNESTAQFIALTSQAKSAVPFTELFLRGILCNMLVCLAVWTSGRTSNDGAKVFLIFWCLFAFIGAGFEHSIANMTLIGVTLFLPDIALGEALAGFAANLIPVTLGNFVGGAVFIGAAYWYIASVPSVKTAVTSEKRLANESIAKE